TGGCGAATTTCATCTGTAACATCCTCAAAGCTGCCCACCAGCCCCACAATTTCGCCATTTTCAATCAGTGGCCGTTTGCTGGCCACAATATCCCGCATTTCGCCATGACTCATGCATTTGCCACGGACGCGGTAAGTCGATTCTCCCTTATGCAGAACGCGCCACTCATCACTTTTGAACGGCTCTTCCTCCGCATGCCAGCCCATTTCCTCATCGGTTTTCCCTAAGATGACCTGCTCCGAAGGAAAATCATAATAATCCAAAAAGGCCTTGTTCGCTCCCTGAAAGCGCCGTTCCTTATCCTTCCAGAAAAGCGCCGTCTGCGTGGTATCCAAAATCCGTTCCAAGAGCGCATTCGTATGGGTAAACACTGCCGCCTGCTTTTCCTGTTCTTCCCGTTCGGCCGTTATATCCATGCTGGCAATATACTGCAAAACCGAACCATCAGCCAATTTTCTGCCATAAATGGTCGACATCAGCCAGATAAATTTATCCTTTTCTTGCGGCAGAAACATGCGGTAAGTAAACTGCAACAGCTCCTCCGGATTATGAAAAACACGCTGTACCATACGCAATACGCGTACCAAATCATCCGGATGAATCTGTTCATTTATCGGCAGCATAAAGAAATCATAGAGTTCTTCGCGGCTCATTTTGAACATACGACAAAGTCCTGCAGAAATATGCAGGACTTCAAGGGCGTCAGGATACCTCCGGCAAACCAAAACCGGCGCATAGGCATCATCAATATTAGCAAATTTATATTTCGAATCGGCTAACATTTGCGCTCCCTCCAGCAGTGACTTAATCTTTCACTAGATATTCTGTAAGAAGCGTCAATTTTCCTTCTATAAAATGGTTAACCAATAAAAAATTTTGTCACCATCCAGAGAAGCGGAACGGCCACCAAGGTGCGTTCCAAAAAAATCACAAACAGGCGCTTGATATCCAAGCCTACATCACTCTTGACGATGATGCTGCCCACCTCGGTCAGATAGATAATCTGCACCAGCGACAATGCCGAGATAAAGAAGCGAATCTGTTCCGGTGCTTCGGGATTCGTGATGAGCGCCGGAATAAACATGTCGATAAAGCCCACCAACGTAGCCGGTGCCAGCGTGAAAGCATCGGGAATACCGATAGCCCACATATAAAGTCCCATGGGATAGGCAATCCATTGGAAGATGGGCGTTTCATTGACGAGCAGTGTGCCGATGGTTCCCCACGCAATGACGATGGGAATCAGGTCAAAGAGAATGCCAATGGCCATCTCGAGGCCCACCTTCACCGCTACGGACAGACGGAACTTTGCCGCCCGTTCCAAGGCCGCGGCAATGGCCCAGCTGACGAGGGAATTACCTTGCGGCACTTCTTCTTTTAGCTGCGGCTCACCGCGATAATCCTCGGCCACCGCAGCCAGAGGTGGAATGCGCACGGCAATTACCGCCAGCAAGAGGCCCACCACCGTTACCGTCAGATAGAGCAGCGGAAATAAATGCTCCACATGGAGCGTGCCCGCTACCACCATGCAGAAGGGAATGGACACCAAAGAGAAGTTCGTCATAATGGTGGCTGCTTCGCGGCGGCTGTAGTAACCGCTGTTGTACTGACCGGCCGTTATGAGCACCGCCGTGTTGGACGAAGCCAGCCAGGAGGCAATGAGGTCAACCGATGCCCGCCCCGGCACATGAAACAGCGGACGGATAAGCGGCTTTAAGAGCACACCCGTAAACTCCATAATGCCTGTATCCGTCAAGAAGGGCAATACAAAGCTCAACGAAAAAGCCAAAGCCACCAAGGTCTGGGAAAGTCCCACCATGCTGCCGCCCACGTCAGCGCCGCGAATCCATTCGGGGCCTATTTCACCGCCCACGGCAATGACAACGAGCAATGCCACCAGCCGCGTAAGCAGATAAGGCCAGGACACATTGAAAAGCCCCATGGCCCACTTGCGCGTCGTGATAAAAGACGGCTGACAGAACCGGCAAGCTAGCGCACCCAGAGCAGACAACGCCACCAAGAGATACAAGAACCAGGGAACATTGGCGGTAATGAGCTTCTCCAGCCACTCCGTCAGCATCCCCACGGGAGTTGAAAAGCCCTCCCCGCCCCCAACAGGCAGGAGAAACATGCCCATGCCAAACAGGGCACCAACCACAAACTTAATCCATGTCATGTATTTTTCCTCACTTTTAATGCATAAATTTACAACAGCACCTATTTTACACGGTTTTTGTCCTCTTGTCACGCATTTTTTTGCCCGATTCTTATAGCCCAGCCCTTGTTGACAAGTCAATCTGACAAGTCAAATGTCAGGGCCAATTCACTCCCCCCGGACGATTAAAATCTGCGGTTCACTTCGTCAGCAACATTTCAGAAAGCCTTGGCGCCTCCCGCTTCATGCCTTTTATGATGACGATTTGGAAGACAAAGGCACAAAGTATGACGATAAGTCCCATTATTATCCAGAAGGCCATGCTTTCATCATCCATTCCCACAGCCGCTATGGCCGGATTGTAGACCGTCAGGGCATCGTAGATGGTATGGATGAGTACAGGAACGGCCAACGCGATCACATAGGAGGACTTATATAGCAAACCGTTTTCCCTGTTGTATTTTCCCAGCCCAAGATATTTGCCCATGATGATGCCCATTGACATATGCATCGCTACATCGGTAAGGCGGAAAAGCGTCATGATACTTTCTCCATACACCATCTCTTCGAGCAAGGTGAAGCCAAAACCTGTCGCGCCGCCTATCAGGGCGTATTCGTAGACATTTTTCGGCTTCAGCATGCAGATGGCCCAGAGTATCATCAATAGCTTGGCAAATTCCTCAGTGAGCCCGGCCCGCAGAAAAGCTGAGACAAAAGCTTTCAAAAACGGGTCCTGTATATCGTTTAGGCTATAGCCCTCCACCGTCAAGCCATAGCCGATGGCCAGCGTAACAGCAAAGGCCAGGATGGTTGAAAGCACCCCCAGGCCGATAGGAAGCAGGGCCTGCTTTTTACCGATGGATGCGCCGACCTCCCATTTGCGCATTTTCTTGTAGATTATGCCTAGTATAATTGCGGCTAAAAGCATCTGAATAAGTTCCATGATACGTCCCCCCTTTCGTCACGGAATTACAACGACCAGCCTATACCTATGCATTTGCGCAGGTAGTTCTTTATATATTTCCCGCTATGTTTAAAAAATCCTTTTCCCAGACAAAAATACCCCGCAGAGCCGACATCTTTGCAACTAAGGCAAACGTGCCAACCCCACGGGGTATCTAAAAATCGAACCTGCCATGCAGGATATATTCAATTATGGAGCTGATAACCAGGATTGAACTGGTGACCTTATCCTTACCAAGGATACGCTCTACCGACTGAGCTATATCAGCAACAACTCGTATAATATAGCATTTAACAGGGTATCCTGTCAACACTTTTTTTAATCTTCGGCGGCGAGTCTAAAACGGAACATTGACATGTCAAATTCCCCTTCCTACTTGAACAGGTCCCAAACCTTAGCCAGGAATCCTCTGTCTTCATAGCGCCTTAACTTCTGCTGCAGATTATGGATTTCATCCTCCAGCACTTTTATCTTATCGCTATCCGAGATATTGGTATTGCGGAAGTACAACGCGTTTATCCCCTTGATGGCATCGGTCGGCGTCAGCCAGGTTTCACTGGCTACCTTGGCGGCATAATGCATATCATAGGCATGCCCTAGTGCCAGCGTCACAGGTGTTTCACTTTTGGCAATCGCTTCGATTACCTCCGGATGGTAAAAGGGCGTAAAATCTGCCCTATCCCCGCCGCCGCGCACGATACAGATAAAATCATACTTATCCGCTTCATCATTTATCGCTTGAATGGTTTGCACGATTTCCTCTGGGGAACTTATGGTGATATCATAGGATTTTATGCTGTAATTGCCCTTGCGCAAGGCGTAAAAGTCAGCCTTGCCGGCACTGCCGCCAGCGGTAATCAAAGCCATCCGATTTTCTGTGATTTTGATTTCCGGCGGCGCCGCATTCGTCCATTCATCCTTGTATTCAGCCTGCCACTGCTTGAGCTGATTTATCCACTCAGATTCCCGTGCCTCGCCGTTTTCCAGACGGGACAGGCCGATATATTCTGCCTTGATTTGAAATTCGTTCTTGCGTTCATGCCAAATCTGCAGGATACCGCGGACATCCACCACCGCACCTTCGACGATCGCATCCCTATCTGCAATTTCAATATGTGCCGGTATCCAGACGGAAAGTTTCTTCTTTTCCTCGATGCCGCAGGTCATGATCATAAAGGTCTTTTTCTCATTTATGTAATGAACGGTTCCATACAGCGTACGGACTTCCTTGAGCTCATCCCCCAATTCCACGTTGTCATATAGCAAATCCAGATAATCATCCATGGGGATAGGCTTTCGCTTATTGTATTCCTGGATGATGTAGGAAACCGCCTCCGGAAATTCTTTTTCATGTTTTTGGCGCAGCTGTTCTGTGTTCAGCTTTTGGGCATCAATGCACCACATCCAATTATGGTTAACATTTCCCACATTAATTCCGGGAAATCTTTCCGTTTTCAGCGTCTCCCAAAAGTTGCGGTTCTGATAAGGGTCTTTCTGGTTCTCTTGTTGCTTAATCTTAAATTCCATGTATCTTCCTTCATCAATGAGCAGAGTTTCAAACATCTATTGATGATATAGCATATCGTCTGGAAATACAATTAAAGCAAGATTAAAAATTGCTCCTTAATCCGTCCCGAGCCCCTTATCGTTGCGCAGCTGTATTGCCTCGGCAATATGCGGCGCTGCGATATTTTCCGCCCCGGCCAAGTCTGCTATGGTTCTGGCCACTTTGATAATCCTATCATAGGAACGGGCGGAAAGATGCTTCTGCCGGAATGCCTGCTCCAACATGGCTTTTGCCTGTGGTTCCAATGGACAGAGCTTCTGCAGCATGGCATGATTCATCTGGGCATTGCAAAAGATATGATAGTTTTTGAGCCGCTGCAGCTGTATCTTTCTGGCTGCTGCCACCCGCTGACGGATTTTCGCCGACGATTCCGCCCGCTTGGCTGAGGAAAGCTCCTCATACTTCACCTGCGGCACCTGAATGTGAATATCGATTCGATCGAGCAGCGGCCCGGAAATCCGCTGCGTATAGCGCTTGATTTCATAAGGCGTGCACTTGCATTCCCTGTCCGGAGAACCGGCATAGCCACAAGGACATGGATTGGCCGCAGCAATCAGAATCAGATTGGCCGGGAATGTCATGGTACCATGTGCTCTGGCTATCGTTATCTTCCTGTCTTCCACAGGCTCGCGGAGAACTTCCAACGACTTCTTGCCAAACTCCGGCAGTTCATCGAGAAACAACACGCCATTATGCGCCAGCGTCACTTCCCCGGGCCTTGGCACACTGCCACCGCCAATCATGGCCACCATCGATGTCGTATGATGGGGACTGCGGAAAGGACGTTCCTTGATGAGTCCGCCTCCTTTGAGCAGACCTGCCACACTGTATATCTTCGTCACCTCAAGGGCTTCTTCCGGCGTCATTTCCGGCAGGATGGAACTCATGCGCCGCGCCAGCATGGTCTTGCCAGCATCTGGAACGCCGACCAGCAGCACATTATGACCGCCGGCTGCGGCAATTTCCAAGGCTCTTTTCGCCTGAAACTGCCCCTGCACATCGGCAAAGTCATCGCTAAAAACACCTTCCTCTTCAGCAGCCACTTGCGGTTTGGCAGGCACGAGTCGTTCCTGACCGGTCAAAAAGCCCACGAGCTGCGCAAGGTTATCCACCGCATAGACTTCAAGCCCCTCCACCAACAAGGCCTCATTGACATTATCTCTGGCCACAAACATGGCGGTAAAGCCCTCTTCCTTGGCCTTTACCGCCATGGGCAGGATGCCGCGAATCCCTCGGCAGTCACCTTCCAATGACAACTCCGCCGCAAAGAGGTACTTGTCCAAGGTCGCGGCCGACACCAATCCATACGCCGCCAACAGTCCCACCGCAATGGGCAAATCCAGCCCGGAACTGTCCTTGCGCACATCGGCAGGCGCCAGATTGATGGTGACTTTCTCCTGCCGCAGTTTGATGCCCGAATTGCGGATGGCCGTGCGCACCCGCTCCTTGGCTTCCTTAACCAAAGCATCGGCCAATCCCACAATATCAAAGCCTGGCAACCCCGCCGCTGAATCCACTTCCACATGGATAATCAGCCCGTCAACGCCCAAAGTTGTCGCCCCAAAAGTCCGCGCAAACATCCAATCCCCTCCCTAACATTCAAAGGCCCCCGGCAGATGGTGCACCTGCCATTTCCCCTCCGGCAGGGCATAGACCTCCACCACATCAAAACGGCAGAAACACTTATCCTCCGATAAACGTTTCTGCCGTAAAAACCATTGAGCGGTCTGAATTATTTTCTTTTGTTTGTGAAAATTCACTGCCTGCGCAGGAGTTCCATAGCGATTGCCATGACGTGTCTTGACCTCGACAAAGGCCAACACATCCCCCTTTTGGGCAATGATGTCAATCTCTCCTACCGGCACCCGAAAATTACGGGCACAAATCCCATAGCCCTGCCGCTGCAAAAATTCAACAGCTACCTGTTCTCCCTGACGGCCAAGAATCTGATTACGCATAGACAGCCCTTCTTTAACCTGAAATTAAAGTTTAGGCCCAGGCTGATTCTTCTTCGCTTTCTTGTCAATACGATAGACATAGGCCATGACTTCTGCAATGGTGCGATAGAGCTCCGGGGGAATCTCCCGGTCAATCTCCAAGGCCATGAGCATATTGACCAGCGTCTTGTTCTGGTAAACGGGAACGGCATTTTTCTGAGCAGCAGCCAGGATATTTTCCGCCACATGACCGCGGCCCTTGGCTACGACCTTCGGCGCCGTATCGCGCTCCATATCATACTTCAATGCCACCGCCTGCTGGGGGACATTGGGGTCCGTTTCCGGTTCTGTCTTTAGTGGTACCCGCTGCTTCTGCATTCCTGTTCACCTGCCTGAGTGTTCCTTCACCATTAATATTTTATGCCACAACCGTCCATGTGTCAAGGACATTATTGTATCATTTACATAAACCGCCGCTCTCCTACAGCCCCTACTTTCAGTTCTTTGAGCTTTAGGCTGCTGTCCCGCAAAGAGCTCCGCAAAGCATCCACCTGCGAGCGGAATTCGTTGGCAATTTCCGTATTAGAGAAAAAGAGCCGCATATCGAGCTGATTTTCATGATAGACCCTGCAGGTCAGCTCCACCGCCCCGATATTATCCGTAAGCACACAGAGCCGCAGCCAGGTTTCCTTCTTCATTTCGCCCGTTTCGGGGTCCGGCTGTTTTTCATCGTATACATGGATATAAGCGGGATAGGTACTCTCCTCCCCCATATACATGGGCAACATGAAATTCAGGGAGCGCTGGCCGGGAACAATGCTGTTGTCCCCTTCCATGGAGCCCCGCATGGAGAGCACAAAGGTCGCCACATCCTTGCCCGCCTTCTTTAACTGCCGGGCCGTCATATTCCTGGTATAAGTCATATCGCAAAGCTGCATAAAGGCCCAAAGCCGTGGCAAATCGGGAATATTCTGCTGCAGCGCCGCCTGTTGGATGGTGGCCGGCACATTGGCCTGACAGAGGCGAATCAGCTGCTGTAACTGCTGGGTTTCCTTGGCGCTTAAAAGTGCCTCCTTGCCGTTGACAAAACTCTGCATGAGCAAGGCATCCTTTTGGGTCAGATTGCCATCTTTCAGGAGCAGCTGCGCCAAATCCCGCATGACATTCATGGTTTGCGGCGTATTTTCCATCACCTGATTCATCAGCTGGTTCTTGGCCTGCTGCATAGCTGTCTGCTGCGGCCGCTGTACCACTTCCGACTGTACCATACTTTCCCGGGCCATACCCTGACCGAGATTTGCCCGGACATCCTGCAAGTGGCCAGATTGGCTATTAGGCGCAGCGGGCTGATTTCCGCCAGACTGCTGTACGGTGTTTCCCAAAGCCGTGTTTCCCTGATCGGGGCCCTGTGCCTGTGAAGCCGTTTGACCGGCACCGGCTGAAACATTGCCGGCCTGTCCGCCTGCTGCCTGTCCTGCAGGATTGGACGAAAGGCCTGACTGATTGGCCTGTGCCGGCTGTCCTCCACTTTGTGGAGCACTTTGACTTGTCAGATTTTGACCGTTCGCCGCATTTTGACTTGTCAATTGGTTTTGACTTGTCAAATTTGCCTGCCCGGCTGGCTGGTTACCAGCCATGGTATTGGCATTCAGCGGCGCATTCTGTCCGGCAGCGGGATTGCCGCCCGCCGATGCATTGGCGGTCTGTCCTGGCTGTGTAGCAGTGGTATTCGGTTGTGTTGCAGCATTGGCATTTTGTCCCGCTGCATTCTGCGCCATTGGCTGCCCCTGCTGACCTTGAGCGGCAGCCTGTCCCGGCGGATTGGCCTGCGGCTGCGCCCCACTGCCATCACTAGCTGGCCGCGGCATAAAGTACTGCACGAGCTGTTTCAGGAAGTTCGTAGCCGAGCCTTCCCCTGCAGGCAGCGGCTGAACCATACCTTGTGGCTGCATGGTCAGGAGCAGCTGCTGAACATCCTTGGGCAGTTCAGCAAAGGGTTTGCCATCGAGCAGTTCAAAGGCCGCCTTGGTCAGGAGAACCGGCTCCAAGGCCGCTCCCTGCTCCACACTGGCCAGATTCTTGAGATTGGTCAGCAAAGCCTGCATGGTATCGCTGACTTCCATGGTCATGCCCCGGTCCATGAGCTTACCCATCTGCGTCAGCATGCGGGAAAAGGAACTTAACTGCTCCATGGAAAAGCGCTGGCTTTCCAGAGTACTCCCTAGCCCTTGCGCCAAAGTCTCTTCTAACGAGAAGGCCTGCTTCATGACATTTTGAA
The Selenomonas ruminantium AC2024 DNA segment above includes these coding regions:
- a CDS encoding EscU/YscU/HrcU family type III secretion system export apparatus switch protein, which gives rise to MQKQRVPLKTEPETDPNVPQQAVALKYDMERDTAPKVVAKGRGHVAENILAAAQKNAVPVYQNKTLVNMLMALEIDREIPPELYRTIAEVMAYVYRIDKKAKKNQPGPKL
- a CDS encoding PrsW family glutamic-type intramembrane protease, coding for MELIQMLLAAIILGIIYKKMRKWEVGASIGKKQALLPIGLGVLSTILAFAVTLAIGYGLTVEGYSLNDIQDPFLKAFVSAFLRAGLTEEFAKLLMILWAICMLKPKNVYEYALIGGATGFGFTLLEEMVYGESIMTLFRLTDVAMHMSMGIIMGKYLGLGKYNRENGLLYKSSYVIALAVPVLIHTIYDALTVYNPAIAAVGMDDESMAFWIIMGLIVILCAFVFQIVIIKGMKREAPRLSEMLLTK
- a CDS encoding YifB family Mg chelatase-like AAA ATPase, which gives rise to MFARTFGATTLGVDGLIIHVEVDSAAGLPGFDIVGLADALVKEAKERVRTAIRNSGIKLRQEKVTINLAPADVRKDSSGLDLPIAVGLLAAYGLVSAATLDKYLFAAELSLEGDCRGIRGILPMAVKAKEEGFTAMFVARDNVNEALLVEGLEVYAVDNLAQLVGFLTGQERLVPAKPQVAAEEEGVFSDDFADVQGQFQAKRALEIAAAGGHNVLLVGVPDAGKTMLARRMSSILPEMTPEEALEVTKIYSVAGLLKGGGLIKERPFRSPHHTTSMVAMIGGGSVPRPGEVTLAHNGVLFLDELPEFGKKSLEVLREPVEDRKITIARAHGTMTFPANLILIAAANPCPCGYAGSPDRECKCTPYEIKRYTQRISGPLLDRIDIHIQVPQVKYEELSSAKRAESSAKIRQRVAAARKIQLQRLKNYHIFCNAQMNHAMLQKLCPLEPQAKAMLEQAFRQKHLSARSYDRIIKVARTIADLAGAENIAAPHIAEAIQLRNDKGLGTD
- a CDS encoding YraN family protein, producing the protein MRNQILGRQGEQVAVEFLQRQGYGICARNFRVPVGEIDIIAQKGDVLAFVEVKTRHGNRYGTPAQAVNFHKQKKIIQTAQWFLRQKRLSEDKCFCRFDVVEVYALPEGKWQVHHLPGAFEC
- a CDS encoding YjiH family protein, with amino-acid sequence MTWIKFVVGALFGMGMFLLPVGGGEGFSTPVGMLTEWLEKLITANVPWFLYLLVALSALGALACRFCQPSFITTRKWAMGLFNVSWPYLLTRLVALLVVIAVGGEIGPEWIRGADVGGSMVGLSQTLVALAFSLSFVLPFLTDTGIMEFTGVLLKPLIRPLFHVPGRASVDLIASWLASSNTAVLITAGQYNSGYYSRREAATIMTNFSLVSIPFCMVVAGTLHVEHLFPLLYLTVTVVGLLLAVIAVRIPPLAAVAEDYRGEPQLKEEVPQGNSLVSWAIAAALERAAKFRLSVAVKVGLEMAIGILFDLIPIVIAWGTIGTLLVNETPIFQWIAYPMGLYMWAIGIPDAFTLAPATLVGFIDMFIPALITNPEAPEQIRFFISALSLVQIIYLTEVGSIIVKSDVGLDIKRLFVIFLERTLVAVPLLWMVTKFFIG
- a CDS encoding exodeoxyribonuclease VII large subunit; this translates as MEFKIKQQENQKDPYQNRNFWETLKTERFPGINVGNVNHNWMWCIDAQKLNTEQLRQKHEKEFPEAVSYIIQEYNKRKPIPMDDYLDLLYDNVELGDELKEVRTLYGTVHYINEKKTFMIMTCGIEEKKKLSVWIPAHIEIADRDAIVEGAVVDVRGILQIWHERKNEFQIKAEYIGLSRLENGEARESEWINQLKQWQAEYKDEWTNAAPPEIKITENRMALITAGGSAGKADFYALRKGNYSIKSYDITISSPEEIVQTIQAINDEADKYDFICIVRGGGDRADFTPFYHPEVIEAIAKSETPVTLALGHAYDMHYAAKVASETWLTPTDAIKGINALYFRNTNISDSDKIKVLEDEIHNLQQKLRRYEDRGFLAKVWDLFK